Proteins co-encoded in one Polaromonas vacuolata genomic window:
- the clpA gene encoding ATP-dependent Clp protease ATP-binding subunit ClpA: MIAQELEVSLHMAFVEARQQRHEFITVEHLLLALLDNPSAAEVLRACSANVDDLRKALSNFIKDNTPQVAGSDDVDTQPTLGFQRVIQRAIMHVQSTGNGKKEVTGANVLVAIFGEKDSHAVYYLHQQGVTRLDVVNFIAHGIKKTDPPEPTKAGESASENEEGSEKNEKASPLELYTQNLNQLAKEGKIDPLIGRHFEVERVIQILCRRRKNNPLLVGEAGVGKTAIAEGLAWRITQKDVPEILAEAQVYSLDMGALLAGTKYRGDFEQRLKGVLKALKDKPNGVLFIDEIHTLIGAGAASGGTLDASNLLKPALSSGQLKCIGATTFTEYRGIFEKDAALSRRFQKVDVVEPSVQETIDILKGLKSRFEEHHGVKYALAALQAAAELSAKYINDRHLPDKAIDVIDEAGAAQRILPPSKRKKIITKTEVEDIVAKIARIPPANVSNDDRGKLKTLERDLKSVVFGQDKALEVLASAVKMARSGLGKDDKPIGSFLFSGPTGVGKTEAAKQLAYIMGIELIRFDMSEYMERHAVSRLIGAPPGYVGFDQGGLLTEAVTKKPHCVLLLDEIEKAHPDIFNVLLQVMDHGTLTDNNGRKADFRNVIIVMTTNAGAETINKATIGFTNPRESGDEMADIKRLFTPEFRNRLDATVSFKALDSTVILRVVDKFLLQLETQLAEKKVEVTFTDTLRTYLGKKGFDPLMGARPMQRLIQDTIRRALADELLFGRLTDGGRLTVDMLVTTDEKGIENGEVQLDIQPLPKKESKSKPEAAEPAAEPS, translated from the coding sequence ATGATCGCCCAGGAATTAGAAGTTAGCTTGCACATGGCCTTCGTCGAAGCGCGCCAGCAGCGCCACGAGTTCATCACAGTAGAGCATTTGTTGTTGGCCCTGCTGGATAACCCCAGCGCCGCAGAAGTACTGCGTGCCTGCTCCGCCAATGTTGATGACTTGCGTAAGGCTCTTAGCAATTTTATTAAAGACAACACCCCGCAAGTAGCCGGCTCAGATGATGTTGATACCCAGCCCACGCTGGGCTTTCAGCGCGTGATTCAGCGCGCCATCATGCATGTGCAATCTACTGGCAACGGCAAGAAAGAAGTCACAGGCGCAAATGTGCTGGTGGCTATTTTCGGCGAGAAAGACTCGCACGCTGTTTACTATCTCCATCAGCAAGGCGTGACGCGTCTGGATGTGGTCAATTTCATTGCCCACGGTATTAAAAAGACCGATCCACCAGAGCCTACCAAAGCTGGCGAGTCAGCTAGCGAGAACGAAGAAGGTAGTGAGAAAAACGAGAAAGCTTCACCGCTTGAGCTCTACACTCAAAACCTGAACCAACTCGCTAAAGAAGGCAAGATTGATCCGCTTATCGGGCGCCATTTCGAGGTCGAGCGCGTTATCCAAATTCTTTGCCGCCGGCGTAAAAATAATCCATTACTAGTCGGTGAAGCCGGCGTTGGCAAGACTGCGATTGCCGAGGGCTTGGCTTGGCGCATCACGCAAAAAGATGTGCCTGAAATTTTGGCAGAAGCACAGGTCTACTCACTAGACATGGGCGCTTTGCTGGCTGGTACCAAATACCGTGGAGATTTCGAGCAGCGTCTTAAGGGCGTGCTCAAAGCCCTCAAAGACAAGCCAAATGGCGTTCTGTTTATTGACGAAATCCACACCCTGATAGGTGCTGGCGCTGCCTCTGGCGGTACGTTAGACGCGTCGAATTTGCTCAAGCCTGCGCTCAGTTCGGGTCAGCTTAAATGCATAGGCGCGACAACCTTTACCGAGTATCGCGGTATCTTTGAGAAAGACGCTGCCCTTTCACGTCGCTTCCAAAAAGTGGACGTGGTCGAGCCTTCGGTGCAGGAAACTATAGACATTCTCAAAGGTCTGAAATCGCGTTTTGAAGAACATCACGGCGTGAAATACGCTTTGGCTGCGCTGCAAGCTGCGGCAGAGCTCAGTGCAAAGTACATCAACGACCGTCACCTGCCTGATAAAGCAATCGATGTGATCGATGAGGCCGGTGCTGCACAGCGTATCTTGCCGCCATCTAAGCGTAAAAAGATCATCACCAAGACAGAAGTTGAAGATATCGTGGCAAAAATTGCCCGTATTCCACCCGCTAATGTCTCTAACGATGACCGTGGCAAGCTCAAAACACTTGAGCGAGATCTCAAAAGCGTGGTTTTTGGTCAAGACAAAGCTCTGGAAGTACTCGCCAGCGCCGTCAAAATGGCACGTTCAGGCTTGGGTAAAGATGACAAGCCAATCGGCTCCTTCTTGTTCTCGGGTCCTACGGGCGTGGGCAAGACCGAAGCGGCTAAGCAATTAGCCTACATCATGGGCATTGAGCTGATCCGCTTTGATATGTCTGAGTACATGGAACGTCATGCGGTTAGCCGCCTGATTGGCGCACCGCCCGGCTATGTCGGGTTTGACCAAGGTGGTCTGCTGACAGAAGCTGTGACTAAGAAGCCGCATTGCGTTTTATTGCTCGATGAGATTGAAAAAGCCCATCCGGACATTTTCAATGTCTTGCTGCAGGTGATGGACCACGGCACGCTGACCGACAACAACGGACGCAAAGCAGACTTCCGCAATGTCATCATCGTTATGACCACCAATGCGGGTGCGGAAACCATAAATAAGGCAACGATTGGCTTTACCAATCCTCGTGAATCTGGCGACGAGATGGCTGACATCAAGCGCCTGTTCACACCTGAGTTCCGTAACCGCCTTGATGCGACGGTGAGCTTCAAAGCGCTTGACTCGACGGTCATCTTGCGTGTGGTTGACAAGTTCTTGTTGCAACTCGAAACCCAATTGGCTGAGAAAAAAGTCGAGGTCACTTTCACCGATACCTTGCGCACTTATCTGGGTAAAAAAGGCTTCGATCCATTGATGGGTGCGCGTCCAATGCAGCGCTTGATTCAAGACACGATTCGCCGTGCATTGGCCGATGAGCTGCTGTTTGGACGACTGACCGATGGTGGCCGTTTAACAGTAGACATGCTGGTCACGACGG
- the clpS gene encoding ATP-dependent Clp protease adapter ClpS, with protein MVTKPPKTPTPPSVPLTKPDDGRGGDAVVLERLPLKTQPPQMYQVVLLNDDYTPMEFVVMVIQEFFNKDMETATQIMLKIHLDGKGICGVFSRDVAATKVDQVTEASRKNGHPLQCVSEPIEL; from the coding sequence ATGGTAACCAAACCCCCCAAGACTCCAACGCCACCTTCTGTGCCGCTTACTAAACCCGATGATGGGCGCGGTGGTGACGCAGTTGTACTCGAGCGTTTACCGCTTAAGACTCAGCCCCCTCAGATGTACCAAGTGGTACTCCTCAACGACGACTACACCCCTATGGAGTTCGTTGTGATGGTGATTCAGGAATTTTTTAATAAGGACATGGAAACTGCGACGCAGATCATGCTCAAAATTCATCTAGATGGCAAAGGAATATGCGGTGTGTTTTCGCGCGATGTTGCGGCTACCAAAGTTGACCAAGTTACCGAAGCGTCTAGAAAAAATGGTCATCCTCTTCAGTGTGTCAGCGAGCCCATTGAATTGTGA
- the icd gene encoding NADP-dependent isocitrate dehydrogenase, with the protein MYQHIKVPAQGQKITVNADNSLNVPNEPIIPFIEGDGTGVDITPVMIKVVDAVVAKAYAGKKKIHWMEVFAGEKSTKVYGPDVWLPEETLSAVRDYVVSIKGPLTTPVGGGIRSLNVALRQQLDLFVCLRPIQYFAGVPSPVKEPHKTNMVIFRENSEDIYAGIEFESGSDKAKKLIKFLQDEMGVTKIRFPETSGIGIKPVSSEGTERLMRKAIQYAIDNDKPSVTIVHKGNIMKFTEGGFRDWAYALAQTEFGAELIDGGPWCQFKNPKTGKEIIIKDVIADAFLQQILLRPSEYSVIATLNLNGDYVSDALAAQVGGIGIAPGANLSDTIAMFEATHGTAPKYAGKDYVNPGSLILSAEMMLRHMGWTEAADLMIKSMERSINSKKVTYDFARLMEGATQVSCSGFGDVMIDHL; encoded by the coding sequence ATGTATCAGCATATAAAGGTTCCTGCACAGGGCCAAAAAATCACGGTTAACGCCGACAATTCACTCAATGTGCCTAATGAGCCAATCATTCCCTTCATCGAAGGCGATGGCACTGGCGTAGACATAACCCCTGTGATGATCAAAGTGGTTGATGCCGTTGTTGCCAAGGCTTATGCCGGTAAGAAAAAAATTCATTGGATGGAAGTTTTCGCTGGCGAAAAGTCAACCAAAGTCTATGGCCCTGACGTTTGGCTACCGGAAGAAACCCTTAGCGCAGTGCGCGACTACGTTGTCTCGATTAAAGGTCCTTTGACCACTCCTGTAGGCGGCGGTATCCGTAGCCTTAACGTAGCCTTACGTCAGCAGCTCGATTTGTTCGTTTGCTTGCGCCCAATCCAGTATTTCGCTGGCGTGCCTTCGCCCGTCAAAGAGCCGCATAAAACCAATATGGTCATCTTCCGTGAAAATTCGGAAGACATCTATGCAGGTATCGAATTTGAGTCTGGCAGCGACAAAGCTAAAAAGCTGATTAAGTTCCTGCAAGATGAGATGGGCGTGACTAAGATCCGTTTTCCAGAAACTTCAGGCATTGGCATTAAACCAGTCTCCAGCGAAGGTACTGAGCGTTTGATGCGCAAAGCCATTCAATATGCTATCGACAATGACAAGCCAAGCGTGACCATTGTGCACAAGGGCAACATCATGAAATTCACCGAAGGTGGTTTCCGTGATTGGGCTTACGCACTGGCACAAACTGAATTTGGCGCTGAATTGATTGACGGTGGCCCATGGTGCCAGTTCAAAAATCCAAAGACTGGTAAAGAAATCATCATCAAGGACGTAATTGCTGATGCATTTTTGCAGCAAATTTTGTTGCGTCCATCCGAGTACAGCGTGATTGCCACGCTCAACCTCAATGGCGACTATGTCTCTGATGCCTTGGCAGCCCAAGTTGGCGGCATTGGCATTGCTCCCGGTGCAAACTTGAGCGACACCATCGCCATGTTTGAAGCCACGCACGGTACTGCACCAAAATACGCAGGTAAAGACTATGTGAATCCAGGCTCACTCATCTTGTCGGCCGAAATGATGCTGCGCCACATGGGTTGGACAGAAGCTGCTGACTTGATGATCAAGTCCATGGAACGTTCAATTAACTCCAAGAAAGTCACCTATGACTTTGCTCGCCTCATGGAAGGCGCTACCCAAGTTAGCTGCTCCGGTTTCGGCGACGTCATGATTGATCATCTGTAA
- a CDS encoding cell envelope biogenesis protein TolA — protein sequence MNKILAVLISGLFAAGAFAQAPAVKASAAAPAKAMAAPAVKAEAAPMAKAEAAPMAKSSMAKAEKPAKAPKMTKEEKAAAKKAKAEAAPAAKASAAK from the coding sequence ATGAACAAAATCCTTGCTGTCTTGATCTCTGGTCTGTTTGCTGCTGGTGCATTTGCACAAGCTCCTGCTGTTAAAGCTTCTGCTGCTGCTCCTGCAAAAGCAATGGCTGCTCCAGCTGTTAAAGCTGAAGCTGCTCCAATGGCTAAAGCCGAAGCCGCTCCAATGGCAAAATCTTCGATGGCTAAAGCTGAAAAGCCAGCTAAAGCACCAAAAATGACTAAAGAAGAAAAAGCTGCCGCTAAAAAAGCAAAAGCTGAAGCCGCTCCTGCTGCTAAAGCATCTGCTGCTAAGTAA
- the betA gene encoding choline dehydrogenase codes for MTKQAQYDYIIIGAGSAGNVLAARLSEDADVSVLLLEAGGPDYRFDFRTQMPAALAFPLQGKRYNWAYETEPEPHMGNRRMECGRGKGLGGSSLINGMCYIRGNAMDYDGWAQRAGLEDWSYADCLPYFRKAETRDIGANDYHGDSGPLSVTTPKAGNNVLFEAMCEAGVQAGYPRTDDLNGYQQEGFGPMDRTTTPEGRRASTSRGYLDQAKHRPNLTIVTHAVTDRIIFSGLRAVGVAYLHKDQPQNVSAKREVLLCSGAIASPQILQRSGVGPGDLLRGLDIAVIHDLPGVGANLQDHLEVYQQYECLQPVSVVDSLKLMNQPAIGAQWLFLNSGMGASNQFEAGGFIRSSEKFDWPNIQYHFLPIAINYNGSKPIKVHGFQAHMGSMRSPSRGHVHLRSKDPHDHPSILFNYMSTEQDWTEFRTGIRITREIMRQPAMAAYTGKEISPGEGVQTDAELDEFVRQNAETSYHPCGSNAMGYDDMAVVDAQGRVHGIQALRVVDASIMPQIVTGNLNAPTVMIAEKIADLIRGRSPLQRSQAAYFKVEPMSLTHS; via the coding sequence ATGACTAAACAAGCTCAATACGACTACATCATTATTGGCGCAGGCTCAGCCGGTAATGTGCTGGCCGCACGTCTGAGCGAAGACGCTGACGTTAGCGTGCTGCTGCTAGAAGCTGGCGGCCCAGACTACCGGTTTGATTTCCGCACCCAAATGCCAGCTGCTTTAGCTTTTCCGCTGCAAGGCAAGCGCTATAACTGGGCCTATGAAACTGAACCCGAACCGCATATGGGCAACCGCCGCATGGAGTGCGGTCGCGGCAAGGGCTTAGGCGGCTCATCTCTCATTAACGGCATGTGCTACATACGCGGCAACGCCATGGACTATGACGGTTGGGCGCAACGCGCTGGACTAGAGGACTGGTCTTACGCCGATTGCCTGCCGTATTTTAGAAAAGCCGAAACGCGCGATATTGGCGCTAATGACTATCACGGGGACAGCGGTCCATTAAGCGTGACCACTCCGAAAGCGGGCAACAACGTTTTGTTTGAAGCGATGTGCGAAGCCGGTGTGCAAGCGGGCTATCCGCGCACCGACGATCTGAACGGTTATCAGCAAGAGGGTTTTGGTCCCATGGACCGAACGACGACGCCAGAAGGTCGGCGTGCCAGCACCTCGCGTGGTTACTTAGATCAGGCCAAACACCGGCCTAACTTAACCATAGTCACGCATGCGGTGACTGACCGTATTATTTTTTCTGGTCTGCGTGCTGTAGGCGTGGCCTATCTACACAAAGATCAACCGCAGAACGTCAGTGCTAAGCGCGAAGTCTTGTTGTGCTCTGGCGCAATTGCTTCACCGCAGATTCTGCAGCGCTCTGGTGTTGGTCCCGGCGACTTATTGCGTGGTCTCGACATAGCCGTCATTCATGACTTGCCGGGTGTTGGCGCTAATTTGCAGGACCACTTAGAGGTCTACCAGCAATATGAATGTCTTCAACCAGTCTCTGTAGTGGATTCTCTCAAACTAATGAATCAGCCTGCGATTGGCGCGCAATGGTTGTTTCTAAACAGCGGCATGGGTGCCAGTAACCAGTTTGAAGCCGGTGGATTTATTCGCTCATCTGAGAAGTTTGATTGGCCGAATATTCAGTACCATTTTTTGCCGATAGCTATCAACTACAACGGTAGCAAACCAATTAAGGTTCATGGCTTTCAGGCGCATATGGGTTCCATGCGTTCACCTAGCCGAGGTCATGTTCACCTGCGCTCAAAAGACCCACATGATCACCCCAGCATTTTGTTTAACTACATGTCGACCGAGCAAGACTGGACTGAATTTCGCACCGGGATTCGGATCACCCGTGAGATCATGCGCCAGCCTGCGATGGCGGCTTACACCGGTAAAGAAATCAGCCCGGGTGAGGGCGTGCAGACCGATGCTGAGTTGGATGAATTTGTGCGTCAAAACGCCGAGACTTCCTACCATCCTTGCGGCAGCAATGCCATGGGCTATGACGACATGGCCGTGGTTGATGCGCAGGGCCGTGTGCACGGAATACAAGCTCTGCGTGTGGTGGACGCGTCCATCATGCCGCAGATTGTCACTGGCAACTTAAATGCTCCCACTGTCATGATTGCGGAGAAAATTGCAGACCTCATCCGCGGACGTTCACCGTTGCAGCGTAGCCAAGCGGCTTACTTTAAAGTTGAACCTATGTCGCTAACGCATTCTTGA
- the betB gene encoding betaine-aldehyde dehydrogenase, which translates to MPAISIQQLYIHGARVDATSGEVFTTLNPATGEVLAQVQAASQQDVERAVASATKGQRVWAAFTAMERSRVLRRAVEILRERNDELADLETLDTGKPVSETRFVDIVTGADVLEYYAGLAPSIEGLQVPLRANSFVYTRREPLGVVAGIGAWNYPIQIALWKSAPALAAGNAMVFKPSEFTPLSTLKLAEIYTEAGLPDGVFNVLNGPGASVGTWLTEHAGIEKISFTGGTVTGKKVMASASSSTLKEVTMELGGKSPLIVFADADLDRAADVAMMANFYSSGQVCTNATRVFVHQSVKASFESKVLERVRRIRMGDPQVMDTNFGPLVSAAHMANVLRYIKLGKSQGAKLLIGGEREMSGVLGQGSFVQATVFTDCSDDMTMVKEEVFGPVMCILGFEDEAEVIFRANNTPYGLAAGLMTADLNRAHRVIHQLDAGICWINTWGESAAEMPVGGYKQSGVGRENGQETLRHYTRNKSIQVELGDYASVF; encoded by the coding sequence ATGCCCGCAATTTCAATTCAACAACTTTATATCCACGGTGCGCGCGTAGACGCCACCAGCGGTGAAGTCTTTACAACCCTGAATCCTGCCACTGGCGAAGTTTTAGCGCAGGTACAAGCTGCGTCGCAACAAGACGTAGAACGAGCCGTTGCCAGCGCCACAAAAGGTCAGCGTGTGTGGGCCGCTTTTACGGCGATGGAGCGCAGCCGAGTGCTGCGCCGGGCGGTCGAGATTTTGCGTGAACGCAACGATGAACTCGCAGATTTAGAAACCTTAGATACCGGTAAACCCGTGTCTGAAACTCGCTTTGTAGATATTGTGACCGGCGCCGATGTGCTGGAGTATTACGCTGGCCTAGCGCCCAGTATTGAAGGCCTACAAGTGCCGCTGCGCGCTAACTCTTTTGTCTACACCCGCCGCGAGCCATTAGGCGTTGTGGCTGGTATTGGCGCATGGAATTACCCGATACAAATCGCGCTTTGGAAATCGGCGCCAGCATTGGCTGCTGGCAACGCCATGGTCTTCAAACCCAGTGAGTTCACGCCACTGAGCACTTTAAAGTTGGCTGAAATCTACACCGAAGCGGGTCTGCCAGATGGCGTATTTAACGTACTCAATGGTCCCGGTGCCAGCGTAGGCACTTGGCTGACGGAACACGCTGGTATTGAGAAAATTTCCTTTACCGGTGGCACTGTAACGGGCAAAAAAGTGATGGCCAGCGCGTCTAGCTCTACGCTGAAAGAAGTGACTATGGAGTTAGGCGGTAAGTCGCCTCTGATCGTGTTTGCCGATGCCGATTTGGACAGAGCCGCCGACGTAGCCATGATGGCCAACTTCTATAGTTCAGGCCAGGTCTGCACCAACGCAACCCGAGTGTTCGTGCATCAATCCGTTAAAGCCAGTTTTGAAAGCAAAGTACTAGAACGCGTACGCCGTATTCGCATGGGCGATCCGCAAGTCATGGATACCAATTTTGGTCCGTTAGTGAGCGCGGCTCACATGGCAAACGTGCTGCGTTACATCAAATTGGGCAAGTCCCAAGGCGCCAAACTGCTGATTGGTGGCGAGCGCGAAATGAGTGGCGTATTGGGACAAGGCTCTTTTGTGCAAGCGACGGTTTTTACGGATTGCAGTGATGACATGACCATGGTCAAGGAAGAGGTTTTTGGCCCAGTCATGTGTATTTTGGGCTTTGAAGATGAAGCCGAGGTTATTTTCCGAGCCAACAACACACCTTACGGTCTAGCCGCAGGCTTGATGACTGCCGACCTTAATCGTGCGCACCGCGTGATTCATCAACTAGATGCTGGAATTTGCTGGATTAATACATGGGGCGAATCCGCCGCCGAGATGCCAGTGGGCGGCTATAAACAGTCCGGCGTTGGACGCGAAAACGGTCAGGAGACCTTGCGCCACTACACCCGTAACAAGTCTATTCAAGTAGAACTGGGTGATTACGCCTCGGTGTTTTAA
- the choV gene encoding choline ABC transporter ATP-binding protein — MSMINIENVDVVFSPQPKVALDLLDQGLTRDEIFKQTGQTVGVQNANLTVQRGEICVLMGLSGSGKSSLLRCINGLNTVSRGRLLIEHEGAEVDIANCSAAMLKAMRTKRIAMVFQKFALMPWLTVAENISFGLEMQGRPSAERKKLVNEKLELVSLTQWRDKRPDELSGGMQQRVGLARALAMDADILLMDEPFSALDPLIRQGLQNELLELQHKLNKTIVFVSHDLDEALKIGTHIAIMKGGVIVQRGKPEEIVLSPADDYVRSFVAHTNPLNVLSGHSLMRPIEACDTQGGEICLDDQGDIWLTLNQQGGLERLRRGDRVLPPQSWTSGEPLEALQSLPTLVNADIGMRDAVQIRYQTGQKIMLRQGDKVVGILGDRELYHALLGKAMG, encoded by the coding sequence ATGAGCATGATCAATATTGAAAACGTAGACGTCGTTTTTTCACCGCAGCCGAAAGTTGCGCTGGACTTGTTGGACCAAGGACTGACACGCGATGAGATTTTTAAGCAGACCGGACAAACCGTCGGTGTTCAAAACGCCAACCTAACCGTGCAGCGTGGCGAGATTTGCGTGCTGATGGGACTGTCGGGCTCAGGTAAATCGAGTTTGCTGCGTTGTATTAACGGTTTAAATACCGTCAGCCGCGGCCGGCTACTAATTGAGCATGAAGGCGCTGAAGTTGATATCGCCAACTGCTCGGCCGCTATGCTTAAAGCTATGCGCACCAAGCGTATCGCCATGGTGTTTCAAAAGTTCGCTTTAATGCCTTGGCTGACAGTAGCGGAGAACATTAGCTTCGGTCTAGAAATGCAAGGTCGCCCGTCCGCCGAGCGTAAAAAACTGGTCAACGAAAAGCTAGAGTTGGTGAGCTTGACGCAGTGGCGAGACAAGCGACCGGACGAGTTGTCCGGCGGCATGCAACAGCGCGTGGGCTTGGCGCGTGCGTTGGCAATGGATGCTGATATTTTGTTAATGGATGAGCCTTTCTCGGCACTTGATCCTTTAATCCGCCAAGGCTTACAGAACGAGTTGCTGGAACTGCAACACAAGCTAAACAAGACCATAGTGTTTGTCAGCCACGACTTAGATGAGGCGCTAAAGATAGGCACTCATATTGCCATCATGAAAGGTGGAGTGATTGTTCAGCGGGGCAAGCCGGAAGAAATTGTTTTAAGTCCAGCTGACGACTATGTGCGTTCATTCGTCGCGCATACCAATCCCTTGAATGTGCTCAGCGGCCATAGCTTGATGCGTCCGATTGAGGCTTGTGATACTCAAGGCGGCGAGATTTGTCTCGATGATCAAGGAGACATATGGCTCACGCTAAATCAGCAAGGAGGGCTTGAGCGCTTGCGCCGTGGCGATCGAGTGTTGCCTCCGCAATCTTGGACAAGCGGTGAGCCATTGGAGGCTTTGCAATCGCTGCCTACATTGGTGAATGCCGATATCGGCATGCGTGACGCGGTTCAAATTCGCTACCAAACCGGTCAAAAAATAATGCTGCGTCAAGGAGATAAGGTGGTCGGTATTCTCGGTGACCGCGAGCTCTACCACGCCTTGCTAGGCAAAGCCATGGGCTGA
- the choW gene encoding choline ABC transporter permease subunit, with translation MNNYKIPLGEVMADFVDWLTLHGADYFDTFADVLETSIHTVTDGLLWLNPLVLIGLFGLLAHLIQRKWMLTLFVVASFLLILNLGYWQETIETLAQVLFATFVCVLIGVPLGIYAAHKPVFYTVMQPLLDLMQTVPTFVYLIPTLTLFGLGVVPGLISTVVFAVAAPIRLTYLGIHDVPAELMDAGKAFGCSRHQLLMRIELPHAMPSISAGITQCIMLSLSMVVVAALVGADGLGKPVVRALNTADIAVGFEAGLAIVLLAIILDRVCKQRIPSRGGAQ, from the coding sequence ATGAATAATTACAAAATTCCGCTGGGCGAGGTTATGGCTGACTTCGTTGATTGGCTGACTCTTCACGGGGCCGACTACTTTGATACTTTCGCCGACGTACTTGAAACCAGCATTCATACCGTCACAGACGGTTTGCTTTGGCTCAACCCGTTGGTGTTGATAGGCTTATTTGGTTTGTTGGCCCACCTAATCCAGCGTAAATGGATGCTGACCTTGTTTGTAGTCGCTTCATTTCTCTTGATTTTGAACTTAGGTTATTGGCAAGAAACAATAGAGACGTTGGCACAAGTGCTGTTCGCCACCTTTGTTTGTGTGCTGATAGGCGTACCGCTGGGTATTTATGCCGCACATAAACCGGTCTTTTATACGGTTATGCAACCACTGCTGGATCTGATGCAGACGGTGCCTACTTTTGTCTACTTGATTCCAACCTTGACTTTGTTTGGTTTGGGCGTTGTTCCAGGCTTAATTTCGACGGTCGTTTTTGCCGTCGCAGCACCTATTCGTCTGACCTATCTCGGCATTCATGATGTGCCTGCAGAACTCATGGACGCGGGCAAAGCCTTTGGCTGCTCACGCCATCAACTGTTAATGCGCATTGAGTTGCCGCATGCCATGCCGAGTATCTCGGCCGGTATAACGCAATGCATTATGTTGTCCTTGTCCATGGTGGTGGTGGCGGCTTTGGTTGGCGCTGACGGTCTTGGCAAACCGGTTGTGCGCGCTTTGAACACTGCAGATATTGCTGTTGGCTTTGAAGCCGGTCTGGCCATCGTGCTGCTAGCTATTATTCTTGACCGCGTTTGCAAGCAGCGCATACCCAGCCGGGGAGGTGCGCAATGA
- a CDS encoding choline ABC transporter substrate-binding protein translates to MKISSSMLLAALCLPLFAHAGEPASCKAVRFADVGWTDITVTTALTSTVLKSLGYTTTTDLTSVPVTYKSLENNDIDVFLGNWMPTMEADIKAYRDNGSVETVRANLEGAKYTLAVSAEAYEAGLKTFSDIAKFEDKLGGKIYGIEPGNDGNRLIQGMIDKNMFGLGSFKIVESSEAGMLSQVQRAERRNKWVVFLGWEPHPMNSRFKIKYLEGGDDVFGPNLGGATIFTNVRKGYVQECANVGKLLTNLAFTLKAENFLMDAVLNGDKTPAQAAKVWLKANPMALDAWLSGVTTFDGKPGLKAVKTALAK, encoded by the coding sequence ATGAAAATTTCCAGTTCCATGCTGCTGGCAGCCCTTTGCCTGCCTCTGTTCGCCCATGCGGGCGAGCCGGCCTCTTGCAAAGCTGTGCGCTTTGCCGACGTAGGCTGGACAGACATCACGGTGACCACTGCATTGACCAGCACTGTTTTAAAGTCTTTGGGCTACACCACCACAACCGATTTGACCTCTGTTCCTGTGACTTACAAGTCGCTTGAGAACAATGACATCGACGTGTTTTTGGGCAATTGGATGCCGACAATGGAAGCCGATATCAAGGCCTACCGCGATAACGGCAGTGTAGAAACCGTGCGTGCTAATTTAGAAGGCGCTAAGTACACCTTGGCAGTTTCTGCCGAAGCTTACGAAGCTGGTTTAAAGACTTTCTCCGATATCGCCAAGTTTGAAGATAAGCTGGGTGGAAAAATCTACGGTATCGAGCCCGGTAACGACGGCAACCGTTTGATTCAAGGCATGATTGATAAAAACATGTTTGGACTGGGTAGCTTCAAAATTGTCGAGTCCAGCGAAGCGGGCATGCTTTCACAAGTGCAACGCGCTGAGCGTCGCAATAAATGGGTAGTGTTTCTGGGTTGGGAGCCGCATCCCATGAATAGCCGCTTCAAGATCAAATATCTTGAAGGCGGTGACGATGTGTTTGGCCCGAATTTAGGCGGCGCAACTATTTTCACCAACGTGCGCAAAGGCTACGTTCAAGAATGTGCCAACGTCGGCAAGCTGCTAACCAATTTGGCTTTTACCCTCAAGGCTGAGAATTTCTTGATGGATGCTGTGCTCAATGGTGACAAAACGCCAGCTCAAGCCGCCAAAGTCTGGCTCAAGGCCAACCCCATGGCCTTAGATGCTTGGTTATCTGGTGTCACCACTTTTGACGGTAAGCCAGGTTTGAAAGCCGTGAAAACTGCGCTTGCTAAATAA